Sequence from the Brachionichthys hirsutus isolate HB-005 chromosome 21, CSIRO-AGI_Bhir_v1, whole genome shotgun sequence genome:
AGAAAGAGGCCAGTCACGTAGCAgcctgcaggaaaacaagaCTCTTCAGTGAGTCGGTAGTTTTCCCAAATCTCGGTGCAAACGGCGAGCGTCCGTTACCTTGCTCAAGTTTCTCCTTAATTTCATCCTCGCTGCAGAACGGGGTCACCTCTGTGTACAGGGTGGAAAGATCCAGAGGCCAACCATTTTTCCTGCAAGCGGCTTGGACGAGGGCAGTGAGGTAGGACTCTGGGATATGGAGGCCCGAGAGCCACATGACGTTTGGCTCCCCCTTCTCCACCTGGTTGATACAAATATCTCTTAAACTGATTGGTCAGCTCTTCTGCGATGCCTGAACGATGCAGAAGGGAAGACGTTTTCGGCGGCCGCGCGCGCAGATCCTCACCCAGTCACCGTATTGCTTATGACGCCTCTTGAAATGGATCATCCAGTTGCCGAGGGACTTCAGCGTGTCCGGCGCCAGCTTTTTCCAAATGGCAGGAATGTGGCCGTTAAACAGGGCGCTGGCAACTTCTTCCATTTCGCTGCTCATCCCTACCTCGCCGGCCAAAGACTACGATGAGAGACGGAGGGCATTTCAGAACAAATCCGACCTTGTGTGCCGCTCAAAGAGAATCTTCTGCTCCATCTCACCCTCTGCAACTCAACCAGAGAGATCTTCATGCGGACTATGAGTTTGTTGAAGCGCTCGAGTTCTTGAAGCAGCACCACTGACGTGGGGGAAACGTCGTCGCCGAACTtcttccggatcagatccaaatCGAATTCCGTGGGCAGCTTGTTCTGAATGTCCTTCGCCACCTGGCCGATGTAATCATCTCTACGGACGCCTCCGCCAGATTCATCTAAATGGTGTAGAGCCCACGATTCAGGCAGACAAGGGAATTCCAGAAATCTCGTTTGGAACTAAAGCGAAGGGAGAGACGCGACAGATGTGACAGCATACCGGTCTGAGGCTGGAGGTCTATGAGGTGAGTCCACATGTCTTTAGCTGCTTGGGTGTAGTATCCAATCTCTGCATTGGTGTGGAGACCAATAACCCCCGGTGTGTTTGCCAGAGGCAGGCTCTCAATCTCATCTGGAACAGATCGTAAGCAGCGACTGAGTAACGGCAGACAATCAAatcaggatttgtttttattccaagCGAGGCGACGCAAAGCAATGAAAATAACTGACCAACATATATTTGCTTGTTCCCACTGGGAGGGAGTCTGTAATCTACATCGTCGCTTTTAAAGAAGTGGAATTTCCGGAATGTGTCGAAGAGGAAATCTCCCAAGTATTCGTTCATGTAGACAGTCAGGATCCTCCGGTCAAAGCTGTCGATGGCGCGACCGCCGTACATAACCTGCGATCGCACAGGCGCACCAATctcacagcaacagcaacaaataaCAATCAATATACACGCTTACGAAGGGACAGCTAGCCGAGCCTCACCTCCCCGATGAGATATTTGAGGCTTTCCCAGGGAATGCCAGTGTCCTGGTTGTGAGCTCTGGTCAGATAGGTATCCAGGATCTCCATGCACACCTGTGGAGAAAACCACTGAAGTGTAATACATCTGATATCAATGAAAGGAATTGTTTctataaaagaaagaaaattgaCTCCCGTGCGACTCACAAAAAAGTCAGACTCGTTGAAGTCGTAGCTGACGTTCCAGCCAATCTTTCCGTACTTGCGCCGCTCTTGCACCACGGCGTGAAAGAAGGTCAACACGTAGACCAGGCTGGGGAAGTCGGGGTGTGGGCATGCATCCAAGGTCGAATGTGAAATTTTAGAATGTGTGGCTCTCATGTTTAGCTTGAGGCTCTGGGGGGGCTCTGTCACGACCTGCACAACATTGTGAAACCATCGTGTGAACAAACTGACCCGGTCAGGACGAAGGCAGAGTCGACATCGCTATCCAGACCTTTAGAGACTTCTGAAGGATTCCGATGGGGAAATCTTTGATGGGATTGGTGGTGATCCACAAGCGGAAGTTGGGATTGGGCTTTGTGATTTTCTCCAATGTCTTTTCCAGATCCTTCAGCCACTTGACAAGCAGGTGGCAGTTCTGGAGCATCAGCCAATGACCATGAGATGCCGCCTTCTCCAGCAACTGCAGCGCCACCTTCATCACAAAAAAGAGGAGACGATAAGCCTCAAGTCTTTGCTGGCACTTTGGAGCCTTAACTGAAATTTTCAGagctaaaaatgaataaaagaagtGAGTCACCTCCTCTTGACCTTGACCCATAGCGAGGAACTTGAACTTGTTGCCTTCGAAGCCTGATCTCTTTGCTAGTTTCATTAGGTCGCTACCCGGATCAGAGCCTGGGCTCAGGATGAAGACGATGGGGGAGTAAGGCGTGCTCTGCTCATATATAGCATCGAGGTTGATCACAGGAGGCTGAACATATCTAGGAATAAATACACGTTACAATAATCACATCTCATGAAAGTCCCTCTCTTGGACTGTGCGTGTCTTACTTCTCGCCCATCGTGGTGGTGACGTAGTCGGTCACCGCTCTGAAGACTCTATCCGTACGGAAGCATCGCAGCGGCAGCAGCTTTTGGAAAGCCGACAGATTCTCCCCGTATGTTCCAGGAAACGGCGCTTTCTCCGGTCCGTCGAGGTCGTACCACTGCAGAGGGAAGAATGAGGGGTAAGCTTTCCACACACTCGAGTGAATTACCAATGATCTGCGTCGTCTCGGTGACTTACAGACTTCCACTCGGTGGGATTTCCCTCTATGTCATCAGGCAGAGACTGAAACTTCTCAGGTAAGACCTCTGCCAGTTTTATTATATCCTCCCAGCCCTGGTCTGGAAGCCAGTCGCAAGGTTTTTTGCGCTCGCTCATTTCCAGGGATAAATTCCCTTTAGATACAGGAGAAAAATAAGGATGGTTGTTTTGTAACCTAAATATTACAGAATTGTTCAAGACTTCTGGTTAGCTCACCCTTGAGAAAGAAGTCCAACTCCTTCTGCGGTACCCTTCCTTGAGCTCGCTCAATCTTGAGGGTCATGTTAAAGGCGTAGAGCAGCTTGTGTTTCTCAAACAGCCCTAAAGACGAGCAGTAAATTCAGGCTGAGAATATCGACCGTCATTGTGAATGCTTTGTCCTATCTAATACTTCACCTGTGCAGCCGTAGTTATAAACACTGTACTTGAGCGTATCCATGATGTTCCTCAGTCTCTGGTTCAGGTCCGGGTCAGGCAGAGACTTGCGTAATGAAAAGTCAAAGACTTCCAGGTAGGAGGACAAAGAGAACTGGTACATTGTGTTCACCTGAGCCAAATCAGTCAACACAAAGAAAAGGATAGCGCCAAGCTTTGCAGCCGGACGGTAGCATTCTCTTAGCGCATCGATTTCCTGGGACGTCCTCTCAGCCAACTTTAGTTTCTCAGAAACCTGTTTGGTCACAAcgataaaacatgaaaaatatattaaagcAACTGCAGACTGAAATTGAGTTTGAGTTTGCTGCAGCCAAATCTACCgacctccttttttttggatTGTGTTTCTTCCAACGTGTCAATCAGATCTGCATTATCCAACAAGTTGCCTTGAAATGTGGTCAGCTCTCTGAGCACAGAGTCTTCCAGGTTCTTCATCAGTTTTTTATTGTCACTAGTTTCTTGGATCAGACATTCTCGCTGCTCCTCGAGCTCCTTCTTTTCAAAGCCCATGATAACGCTCAGCAGCTGGTCTTCCAGACCCTTGACGGTTACTACAAATAAAAAGTCGTTTAGCACAGGGTGATCAGACGTTATGGATGTAAACGACGGTTTTCCATGCAGAAGGATCTTACCTGTATAGTTTATGACAATGGCTTTTCCAAATACCGATGGGGAATATTTGGGATTGGCCAGTTTAGTGTTGAGGTACAGCTTAAAATTGGGATCGTAGCTGAGCTCCTTGTCCCCCAGCTGGATGGTCTGCCTGCCCTCTGTTCCTTTCGTATTCTTCTCCAGGACGTTGTCAATGACGGGATCGATGTATTCATCGACGTCTTGGAAAAGGAATGGGAAGCCATATACGATGGCCATCTCTAGGTGCTTCATAAAGTCAGGATCATTGAAAGATGAaacctgggggggtggggggggggggtgttattaTCGATTCTGGGACTTCTGTCTATACATGTTTCGTAGAAGCACGAGATTGTTCGTACCTTgaggttatttttttcttcctttctctttaTCCATTTGAGAGCTTGCTGTTGAGGGTCGATACACAAAGGAAATCGGCTCCCTCGGGTCGTGAGGATTCCGTTCTGCACCGACAGCTCATCTGGGGGCAAACCCTCAGAGCCCCACCTGTCACACGGGATCCATCAGACACCATATTAGTGTCATCGTAAGAACTGTACACAGATCAAATAAAGATAAACACACATATCTTTAGATATAATTTGTATAGTTTTCTCGTGTTTCTAACGGATACCTGCTGATTTCGACCTCATCAGTCAGTAGGTATTCCAGTTTGAACGGCTGGCTCAACGGGATGCCTCTCTCCTCAACGTTTTTGACCCACGTCTCGTAGACCATTTCATTTCGAAAGTCCCAACTGAAGGCCCCTTCATAGCTCAGGAAGGCAGCAGAGATCAAGCAGTCGCCCAAGAGATAAACGCGCCTCCGCTTCAACTCCTTCAGCTCTTGTTTCCATCTGTGGCAGAGAGGAACAAGGTAGTAAGGAGAACTAAGTGGCGACACAAAGAAGTGAGAAAGAAGAGATTGAAGGAAAACCAGGGCCGTTTTAACACCCTCACCGTTCGTTTGTGGAGGTCAGACCGGTGATGAGTTTGCCAGCGGCTATCAGCCTCCTCTCCATGACCTCCGCCTCCTCTTGGAGCTGTTTTTTTTCCGATATGGCGCCATTGTATTTCTCTTCAAGCACCTGCAACTCTTCCTCGATATCAGCGAGCTCCTTCTGGAAGCCTTGGAGCTCACGCGTATTTTGAATGAAGGTCTTCTCAAGCGCTGCCACCTACAAGTTTAGGGACAATGCAGCCGCTTAATAACGTCCATCTCACGGAGAAAAACGTACACGTTACCTTCTTCCTCTTGGGTGCTACTTCCCGGGCGGTAGCACAGTAGCCGAGGACAGCCAGGACAAACTTCAGCATTCCTGAGCCAGCCTTGCTGATGCCTTGCATTTCCTCAACAGTTGTGTTGAGTTTTTTAATGAAGCCTAGCCAGAACAGACATGTCAGTGTCATGTGTAGCATAGATTTATGGCGGCCACATTTGCCAATCCACCTGTGACAGTCTTGACTTGTTGGTCTTTTATGGCGTCGCAGTCCATCGTCTTCAGTGATTGCAGGAAGTTTGTTTCGGACATCATGGCCTTAGCTGATTTCCAGCTGATTTCCTGGAAACCACGCAAGACCAGGATGCACTCGCAAACCGTCTGCACCTGCTTGGGTGGCGTAGAGAAGAATCTACACAACGGAGGAATAGGAAACGACAGATAGGAGTGAGAGGAGTGAGAAGAGGGATTGATGAATTTCTGCTGACACCATCACCAGAGGGAATAAAGAAGATTCCTCACCTTATCTCTGTGACGTCGGCTTTGTCCAGCTGCTCCACGACTTTGCGGGCTTCCTCTAATGCAGGTATGGCTTCTTTTAAAGCCTGCGTAGCTTCTTCCTTCTCGCAAGCAATCACTTTGGTCTGCTCTTCAATTTCTTTGGCTTTGATTTCTGCTGTATTCTTTTTCTCTTCAGCTGCGTGGAAGGATTTGCGGTTAGTTTAGAAAGCTTATGGCACACCGGGTTTATTATGTACAGCCCTATGGAGACACAATCACTCACTGACCTATAGTCTTTCTTTTGTTTATCGTTTCCAACAAGGTATCGCAAGCTGTGGACTTTTCTGCGAGGaccttcttctgcttttctagCTCCACATCCATCTCCGCCACCTGAACGCTGGCCTCCTTCATTTTATCCAAACCGCTCTCGAGATGCTTGCACTGAGCTGGAACAGGAAGAAGCATATTCAAGAGCCATGTTCAAGCAAAGTCTCTCAAATTATGAGAGGAATATTGGGACAATTTAGGACTATAATGCGGATATTTGATCTTTTCACCCAGGATAGATTGATCCGTTTCCTCCAAGAGCTTAGTGTACGTGTTAATGAAGTCCAAGTAGTTTTTCGGTGTAACATAGTTACACCGTCTGAGTTTCTGCAGGAAGAGCTTGCTGTAATCATCCACAAAGGTGTGGGTCGTGCATACTTGAGTTATCACGGCGTCAGTGTGCTCTTTGGGAATCATTGGATTTTGCcctgcaataaaaacacaattttgaaTTTCTCAATGGAAATCCTTTGTTTTAGAGAAATTAGAGATGAAGCTGTAGCTCTTatgataaataatataattattattatatagtgAATAAAAGAAATGAGCTGTTTGAATACACACTTTCCCAAAACATGCatctaaataaatgtgttccttaCGTACCAAGGAAACACTGAGCCACTGCAAGTAACGCCTCTGGAGGCCATGGCAGAAACCAGTCAATGACAGTGTTGTTCATCAGTCCTGAGAAAGAACGACACACAGTTAGTGAAATAAAACCTGATTTTCCAATCAGGAGACGGTCTGTGTCTCACCTGGGAAGTTCCTGCAGCGTGTCCGTAGCGTGTCTCCGACGGGAGACATGCATAAAACAACATGGAGATTGTTGGCAGCCTTGTTGACAAAATACTGCCACACGCTCTCTTTAGAAGGGCCCCCTCCCATCTTAAGAGCCTCCTCGCGCACCTGGTTGATCAAACCCTCTCTTTCGTCATCAGGGAAGAGTGCAGGAACGATGCCTTTAAGAACAGCACGATTAAAGAGCCACAGCTTTAGTTTTTGAGCGTGACTGACGTGGACGTAAGCCAGACGATAAAAAGCCAACCTGAGGTGAGCATGTTGTTAATCAGCTCCAAGAAGCCTTCCTCAGCAACGTGGTCGTCGGTGAACAGGAACACCGTCTTCTTATTTTCTATGCCCAGCTTCAAATACAATGCTTTCAAGTCATCGCGGAAGTTTGACTCGTTGTATCCTCGGCTGAGTGTTATCTGAAAGATCTGGAGGAAGAAGCTTCCGTCACAAGCGGAACATTTACCTCACGTAatgttttacaaataaatacatcagaATTAAATATACTACAAAAAGGTATCATTTAGTAAAGTGAATTCTGATTCTACATTTTAAGGATTCATTTCCCATCACCGTACTTATCGTGGCTCTTGGGGTTTCCTACCTCGCACTTGGCAGCGAAAGCAGCGAGCTTGGTGAGGGACTGCTTTCCAGAGCCCCCGACGCCGACGAGCAGAGCGTGGCCACGATCGATGCGGATGATGCGGTGAATGCGGGTCAGGTGTTCCAAAGCATCGTCAAAGAGAATGAGGTTCATCCTTGAACTGTGTTCGTTGTGTTCTTCTAGAATTTCCTGATACGTGAACAAACATTGTGTTTGGAGGCAGAGTACAGGAGTGAAGAGTCAAAAAACTATTTAACGCTATAACGTTACAAAAGCAGAGTGGTTTGGCGATGACAGATCGCccagacatcccataataaaaatgtaaagtaCATGACAGGCCCTCATTCTCCACAATACCGTAAACAGGGCTTTAACGACATCATAGTCCTGCAGGTCCTCGTAGAACCTCGTATCTTTCTCTTTGAGCGCTGTCCTGAAGTCTCCAAAGAGAATTGGGTCCATCGTGACTTCCTCCACGACTGAAGGGAAATGCCCTTCCATCAGCTTCTTAATATGGGCTTGGACCTGAAAAAGGTTTGGAGGATAAAGTGGATTTTCAGCTTGCATTTCGAATTACATTTTGTCATTCAGAAATAAGTCTTACCAAATCTTTGTCGGTTTTATCAATAAGTCTGTCGTGGAAGATTCGCAGGCACTCATTTCTCCAGACGCGCACAAACTGGCCGACGGTCGAAACCCTTGTCAGAGAGAAATCGGGTCAGGCAGGGAGTAACGGAGGCTTCCGACCGCAAACGTTAGGCGCAAACAGACCTGTCTGGCTTGATGAGGGTCAGTCCATTGTAGACTCTCGACAGGTCCCTCAGGTTGAAGACGTAGTGAAACTTGGAGGGTGTGGGGGGCATTTCTTTGACAATGGTGCTGTACAGTTTCAGTGTGCAGGTGGTGACCTCCTCACAGACCCTCCGTATGGTGCGGTCAAAGGGCTAAAATAAGAAATGCAGTTtattaaatgcaaataatatCGGTTTGATCGATGGAGATTGTGGTGTCTATTGACCTGTGTAATATACCCTCACCTTGGCGTGGCCTTCGATTATGGAGTTATAGATGAGTTCCAGAGACTCCACTGCAGGGAAGGGCATGTTGAAAACACTGAAGAGGGAGACAAAGCGGGGGTCCACTTCGTTCCTGCCGCCCCCTGCCTTTCCCATGGCAGCAATGAAGCTAAGGTCCTTGATGAACTTGTATTTAAGATCCCTTCCACGGTCGTATATGCCTCCTCGGTCCATTAACAGCTTCATGAGTGCTATAGGCTGCTGTGTGCCGTAGCTATCCACCTTGATAAATAACATATATCATAATTAAGACTTGCACAGTCGGCAGTAAAGGAGATCACAGAAGTTTGTGTAAGAACCTTGGGCATATTCAAATCATCCATAAAAACCAGCAGTCTCTTCCCCATCGGAGGTCCAAAATTATTCTTGGTCCTTTTCTCCACATTGGCCTCGAGGATCCTCTGAACGTCCATTGAGGTTGTTCTGGATGAGAAGTTCATCATCAGGGTGTTCTATACATAGAAAGGAAGAACTTTAAGTCCGGTTTAGTGCAAACACGCGCTCGGTTAGATTGTAGACTTACCCATGCATCTGTGCTGAGGTTCTTCAGGAAGTTGTGAATGGTGGCGGTCTTGGATGTGCCAGATTCTCCAACCAGAAGCACCGGCCTCTGAACCCTCACCATGTTTTCCAGGATCCAACTGGTTCTCGTGGTGTCAACAGTCGGCACTGAAGCAAAGATGGAAGATAAATAGACGCATTGTCTAAATACAGCCTCTCTTCACAGCTAACAGAAGCAGCTTACCTAAAATATCTGCAAAATTCATGTCACGGTCGTGATCGTAGGCGCTGACCAGAGAATTCCAGGGAACCCACGTCTCCTGAGTTCCATCAAAATGGAAATCGTACAGTGTCGGGAGGTATCCTTTATGAAtacagaaatgtttaaaaaaatacttaacaTCAGCTCATTTCATATTCATTGAATAAACAATGCTAGATTCTTACCTGGGATCTGATTAGGTGAAGTCGGGGCAGTCGGGTCAGGCTGCGGGGTTAAACCGGAAAGTCTTTTGATCAAAGTGTCAAAGTTGATCCTGTCGCTTTCCAGCAACGTGGCTCCCAGTGAGCAGTAGAGAGCCTCCAGGAAGTAACACCCCAGGACTTCAGCGCTGACATTCGCACTCACGAGCAATGCATCCAGGAAGGAGCAAAGCTGAGACACCTGGAAACAAAGCCAAAGCCATATTAGCAATATCACAtcaaagcggaaaagcagaTCTTCATCAGAATCTGCACATAGAGCACCTCTGAGGAAGGTGACCTACCATATTGAGATTTGTCACAGGAACGATAGTCTTCAGCTTCTGGCCCTGTTGGCCATCAACAATACCCTCCAGAATCATGTCAATGGCCTTTGGGacatatttctcaaacaaattaTTGAGCTCTTTTTGTTCCTGgaaagaacaaaacacaattATTAAATCATATTATCAGCCATCGTCTGCAAAGGTACAGCCAATAAAtagaatgaaaatacaaaaccaaactgCTTTTATTGATATCGCATGCAAAACACCACCAGCGCCATTAAATTTGGTTTTGAACCTACTGATAGACAGACGaatgtggaaaaagtgaaatgttaaaatgtttttttccataCTTCAACGGGTCTGCTGGTTGCCCATCTCTGCCAGTATGGGGCGTATCCAAGATTTTTGGGATCTACAAATACCATTCCACAGCGGGAAACAGTAGCAGGGGAGGCATACAGCAAATCTCCAACCTGCGATGGagaaaatgtaccggtaatgtttATTGACCGGATAGTTGTAATTCAGGAAAATGAAGGGATCTTTAGACGCACCTCAAACAGCATGGCGCAGTGTCCCTGTAAACGGATCCGCTCTCCATTGGCTAGAGTGAGCAGCTTGTTGTCATCCATCACCGAGTTCATGTTCTCCACCCACAAAGCGTCCACATCCCCATCGAACAGAATGTACCTGTGGGAGAAACGGGTTCACTTCCTTCCTGTACTTTTTCTTTACTCTCTCTGCCTTTACAACTGATGACGGGATATTGAACCGTTTCACCTTCGCTCGCTTTTGTCCGTCGGCTTGTTGATTTCACGGAAGATGTTTGATAAGATGCCATCGGTCCAGTCTCGAGTGTCGGGGTCCAGAATACCGTAAAGCTCAATGACACTCATGGCTTTAGGGTTCAGGGGATACAACCTGGTATGCAATCCCATTCTGACCACGAAGACAAGTTATTATAATtattcttatatatatattaatatattatattattaatgtcAGGATCAGGATGATAAACCAAAACTGTTGCTAACTTGGTCTGAGATTGACACAATGTGCTGATCACGACTGATTTTCCTCCGCCTGTTGGGCCCACGATCATGGTGGTGTGTCTGGTCATCATTGTCTCATACAGCTGCACCACTTTATCAACCTGGAACCACAGACACGTTAAAGAATAAGGTGGTTAAATATCAAAAATGGTGAAACTATTACGCTGATACCCACCTGCTTCGGTACCATGACGTAATTATTCTCATTGAGAACCTCCGTCACAGCATCTCCAAACTCGAGATAGCCAACGCGAGGGCAGTCCAGCCCGGGGAACAGGTCTGAGATCAGCCCGAGGAACAGAGGCACGTCCTCAAACACAAACTTAGGTAGATTCATGTCCCTGAGAGCGCGCATTAACACCACATCCTGTAAAGGGGGGAAAAGGCCAAAGGCAAATAAGTCATAGTTAAAAAGTTCACAAGGAAACCATAAGCAGAAAATTTCAAACGTAAACATGAAGTTCAGTCCGAAACGCGAGAGATCACAAATAGATTCTGCCTTTGCCACACAGCGAACATGAGAAAAAGGAGTTCTCTACGTGATCTGATCTGATATCTCTACCTCATTGAGCTC
This genomic interval carries:
- the dnah10 gene encoding dynein axonemal heavy chain 10; protein product: MNEAHNVMPRLFDMFCGFPYALCDDEVKERLSFMEMLDPPHLLIKVITTLMIPFRIHFILTDYITLHIPEVDLDAEVEILRSNPDVLETSEQCVMNWQAQITGLIQEQEHKKTEGPDPMSELILWEERAATLSGLSEQLKQPEIVTMLNVKSIQSFEGTVADLSRCCGESKDITDFLGILKRHFLALSTEADLNEIARIIPDLMESLQIVWMLSRYNTNERMVPLMERIAWQLRERVDQAIDILELFKDRERAKSTLRDAKLVLHRWKSSFYHTRKEMEQSKRGIRWEFDCVRLFQRTDYMASICRDLENVLQILQELYTIFSPALRKAIGDRKAIEDMKCKVNSLVSPIVNVNFNPFTMSKTNDWKNILQDFYNALQAFDAEVISFIDKVECSSTSALEMILIMKNTCSREAVINHVTAKLDVILSLNRKEMEEVNEQFEAGKENPPRVRDDPPVAGAFLWTRFLIKRLESVALPFVNVPEILGSEREKTLLDKYNGIKSCIVKYQKEKYETWKAVTTQELPLLMKNTVLHVQQTESKPQRGVRYAVNFAPQIREIILEAETLPLLGLSVPDSAVYVALKKSEYMEHVKDLQAPVDRYHALIDSLSETTFVVLQKKIQAVRKEMDYGCKELNWNSLGINKFIDQCTKAVSKFEFIVQLLHEKESQIDSNLKFITTANLMEYPEPDVSNTLPGFKEFIGHIERKRTKTVALLVEKYAGISSLINKIELLIEGTSTSKSLLMCEFYERTERQVQACLIKLLQRNIQSFAVALISAPRFRVDVFTSAPSLVLQPSHKEMRSLIEQCLQNCVNSTKNFVRWMCGTCIECPPLRVEGEEHLFTITFGKDMWQHPLITDSCDRVFQNIKQLLGSVNPALSHWERYQHLWGGRKPHDHETFDKWTPSYVVYDHKLEVFHETKRELMLEPLFKKTYIIHLNMEPVVEMAKETIDSWVHTARQEFNTPAKEDLFNLRDEFLQLSKALKQSPNDFENLKSVLSTIADIREMSVDVELRYRHLQEVYRTLGKYKLKVGDDETKLINGIEQLWSDLYAESRRIDRSLTSAKKSFAESTEKKIEDFQQQVLIFAESFSMHGPGTVGDDLDKGLTLMKKYEADLSKLAAEHQYLSNAERLFDLPVTPYSDFMGIKKSMEGMKQIYEIYKTQKAAKADWSQALWVDLNTKVIQDGVENFIKQLRRLPKEALDLPVAFFLEGQMKEFKNSLPLLLDLKNEALRDRHWKELMEKTGTNFEIDQSFTLESMFAMELHRHADVIEDIVTSATKELSIENAMKEVVKTWKRMAFTLQPYFKGKDKRGSVLGGVDEILLNVDNDAMNLQGMSGSRFAGPFLSSIQQWEKDLSLISETIEVWLMVQRKWMYLESIFSGGDIRSQLPKEAENFDEINKTFKDIMRDTEKNPNIKQCCLLPNRLSDLQFLIEGLEGCQKRLNDYLDSKRNAFPRFFFISDDELLSILGSVDPACVQEHMIKMYDNIASLRFDLDSYGKTVAGAMVSAEGEVMEMKTPVPVEGRVEEWMMEVLLEMRRTNRLITKEAIYNYCRDKSRMDWMLSYQGMVVLAANQVWWTCQVEDVFEKIENGEKHALRDYAKATHQQIDELVTRIAQPLEQNDRRKLNTALILDVHARDIVDSLLLNSVMDAQEFEWERQLRFYWKREADNLYVHQCSASFTYGYEYMGLNGRLVITPLTDRIYLTITQALSMFLGGAPAGPAGTGKTESTKDLAKALGLLCVVTNCGEGMDYKAVGKILSGLAQCGAWGCFDEFNRIDASVLSVISTQIQTIRNALIQGLERFMFEGKTITLDNHIGIFITMNPGYAGRTELPESVKALFRPVVCIVPDLQQICEIMLFSEGFLNAMVLAKKMTVLYTLAREQLSKQSHYDFGLRALKSVLVMAGELKRGSPELNEDVVLMRALRDMNLPKFVFEDVPLFLGLISDLFPGLDCPRVGYLEFGDAVTEVLNENNYVMVPKQVDKVVQLYETMMTRHTTMIVGPTGGGKSVVISTLCQSQTKMGLHTRLYPLNPKAMSVIELYGILDPDTRDWTDGILSNIFREINKPTDKSERRYILFDGDVDALWVENMNSVMDDNKLLTLANGERIRLQGHCAMLFEVGDLLYASPATVSRCGMVFVDPKNLGYAPYWQRWATSRPVEEQKELNNLFEKYVPKAIDMILEGIVDGQQGQKLKTIVPVTNLNMVSQLCSFLDALLVSANVSAEVLGCYFLEALYCSLGATLLESDRINFDTLIKRLSGLTPQPDPTAPTSPNQIPGYLPTLYDFHFDGTQETWVPWNSLVSAYDHDRDMNFADILVPTVDTTRTSWILENMVRVQRPVLLVGESGTSKTATIHNFLKNLSTDAWNTLMMNFSSRTTSMDVQRILEANVEKRTKNNFGPPMGKRLLVFMDDLNMPKVDSYGTQQPIALMKLLMDRGGIYDRGRDLKYKFIKDLSFIAAMGKAGGGRNEVDPRFVSLFSVFNMPFPAVESLELIYNSIIEGHAKPFDRTIRRVCEEVTTCTLKLYSTIVKEMPPTPSKFHYVFNLRDLSRVYNGLTLIKPDRVSTVGQFVRVWRNECLRIFHDRLIDKTDKDLVQAHIKKLMEGHFPSVVEEVTMDPILFGDFRTALKEKDTRFYEDLQDYDVVKALFTEILEEHNEHSSRMNLILFDDALEHLTRIHRIIRIDRGHALLVGVGGSGKQSLTKLAAFAAKCEIFQITLSRGYNESNFRDDLKALYLKLGIENKKTVFLFTDDHVAEEGFLELINNMLTSGIVPALFPDDEREGLINQVREEALKMGGGPSKESVWQYFVNKAANNLHVVLCMSPVGDTLRTRCRNFPGLMNNTVIDWFLPWPPEALLAVAQCFLGQNPMIPKEHTDAVITQVCTTHTFVDDYSKLFLQKLRRCNYVTPKNYLDFINTYTKLLEETDQSILAQCKHLESGLDKMKEASVQVAEMDVELEKQKKVLAEKSTACDTLLETINKRKTIAEEKKNTAEIKAKEIEEQTKVIACEKEEATQALKEAIPALEEARKVVEQLDKADVTEIRFFSTPPKQVQTVCECILVLRGFQEISWKSAKAMMSETNFLQSLKTMDCDAIKDQQVKTVTGFIKKLNTTVEEMQGISKAGSGMLKFVLAVLGYCATAREVAPKRKKVAALEKTFIQNTRELQGFQKELADIEEELQVLEEKYNGAISEKKQLQEEAEVMERRLIAAGKLITGLTSTNERWKQELKELKRRRVYLLGDCLISAAFLSYEGAFSWDFRNEMVYETWVKNVEERGIPLSQPFKLEYLLTDEVEISRWGSEGLPPDELSVQNGILTTRGSRFPLCIDPQQQALKWIKRKEEKNNLKVSSFNDPDFMKHLEMAIVYGFPFLFQDVDEYIDPVIDNVLEKNTKGTEGRQTIQLGDKELSYDPNFKLYLNTKLANPKYSPSVFGKAIVINYTVTVKGLEDQLLSVIMGFEKKELEEQRECLIQETSDNKKLMKNLEDSVLRELTTFQGNLLDNADLIDTLEETQSKKKEVSEKLKLAERTSQEIDALRECYRPAAKLGAILFFVLTDLAQVNTMYQFSLSSYLEVFDFSLRKSLPDPDLNQRLRNIMDTLKYSVYNYGCTGLFEKHKLLYAFNMTLKIERAQGRVPQKELDFFLKGNLSLEMSERKKPCDWLPDQGWEDIIKLAEVLPEKFQSLPDDIEGNPTEWKSWYDLDGPEKAPFPGTYGENLSAFQKLLPLRCFRTDRVFRAVTDYVTTTMGEKYVQPPVINLDAIYEQSTPYSPIVFILSPGSDPGSDLMKLAKRSGFEGNKFKFLAMGQGQEEVALQLLEKAASHGHWLMLQNCHLLVKWLKDLEKTLEKITKPNPNFRLWITTNPIKDFPIGILQKSLKVVTEPPQSLKLNMRATHSKISHSTLDACPHPDFPSLVYVLTFFHAVVQERRKYGKIGWNVSYDFNESDFFVCMEILDTYLTRAHNQDTGIPWESLKYLIGEVMYGGRAIDSFDRRILTVYMNEYLGDFLFDTFRKFHFFKSDDVDYRLPPSGNKQIYVDEIESLPLANTPGVIGLHTNAEIGYYTQAAKDMWTHLIDLQPQTDESGGGVRRDDYIGQVAKDIQNKLPTEFDLDLIRKKFGDDVSPTSVVLLQELERFNKLIVRMKISLVELQRSLAGEVGMSSEMEEVASALFNGHIPAIWKKLAPDTLKSLGNWMIHFKRRHKQYGDWVEKGEPNVMWLSGLHIPESYLTALVQAACRKNGWPLDLSTLYTEVTPFCSEDEIKEKLEQGCYVTGLFLEGAAWDRANGCLVRSQPKALVAELPILKVIPIQTCRLKLQNTLRTPVYTTSMRRNAMGVGLVFEADLFTTQHISHWVLQGVCLRLNLE